The nucleotide window GAACCTTTACTATCGCACATACCATCGTAACAGCCAAAAGAGCTGAGACAAGCGGAGCAAAGAGACCAATCGCTAACAATAGTCGAGTAGAGGAGAGCCTTTTTACCTTACGGTAAATTGTGCTTCTCCCCCCTCTCAGAACCGTGCTTGCGCTATTAACGCACACGGCTCCTCCTAATTATCATTTACAGAATATAGCTAATTTCTTTCCTTAATTCATAAATGTTGACCCTGATTCTTGGTTTGGGAAGTGGGAACATTTGAAGGAATAGCCTGAATTTATCCCATGTAAAGGACTTTCTTTGGCTCCTTCTATTCAGCCATTTAAATAGTAAAATTTCGATTTTCTCTTTAAAGTCATTAACCGTTTGAGAATTATCTGTAATGCAGTAATAGTTGTAGTATCCTACTAGAGAACGTCTAAATCTCTCCATAATTAAATGGATATTTTTATTTCTATTAGACTTCAACCATTCCTTAGATTCTTTCAGCTTGCCTTGGACTTTCTTTCTGCTCGATTTCCGTTTTACACGAAATTTTCCTTGTTT belongs to Pradoshia eiseniae and includes:
- a CDS encoding DoxX family protein, encoding MCVNSASTVLRGGRSTIYRKVKRLSSTRLLLAIGLFAPLVSALLAVTMVCAIVKVHWRNGLWNTDNGYEYNLVLIAILAAIVLIGPGELAVDALF
- a CDS encoding group II intron maturase-specific domain-containing protein, whose protein sequence is LKLRLKKFNLEIAEDKTKVIPFGRFAENNAKRTGNGKPATFDFLGFTHYCGKSKQGKFRVKRKSSRKKVQGKLKESKEWLKSNRNKNIHLIMERFRRSLVGYYNYYCITDNSQTVNDFKEKIEILLFKWLNRRSQRKSFTWDKFRLFLQMFPLPKPRIRVNIYELRKEISYIL